GCGCACAGGGCTTGGGTGCCTGCCAGCAGAAGCCTCAGGGGAGGAAGGCACGGGTCAGAGTGGTGTCCCTGGCCAGCTGCAGTCCTGCCACTGACCACCAGATGGCGGTAGAAACCAAGGCAGGAGGCTCACCCTTTGCTGATTCTGGGGCTCAGAGTGTCTGAAGGCTGAGGGGCACCCCGGTCCCCTAATGAAGAGCGCCACTGGCAGGGGACCAGGGTGAGAGCTGCAGCTGGGCACCAAgcctcccacctgccctgggCGAGGGCGGGGCCTGGCCTGGATTTACCTGGAGTCTCTTGGGCACAGGGTCAGGAGGCAGCGGCCTGGAAGGGGGAGCCGGGAAGCCAAGAGCACTGGCCTGCTgagagagcaggaggagcagacaggcagggtgggggcggggtgggggggggagcacagagacagatgtgggcaGAGAGGGGTCAGTGCCTGCGGGCGGGGCAGCCAGGgtccctggggcggggggcgcagTGCATGCTGTTATCCAATTGTGTGCAGAGGGGGTGACGGACAAGTGGTGGAGCTGGCATGCAgaccaccccccacacccctgccggGGGCTCAGGGGGCACTCACCAGCCCTCCTACCCATGGTGTCCTGGGCCTCATCAGGGTGTGGCACACCCAGGGCCCCTTCTGAGCACCACCCCCCTCGTCCTCCAGGGGCCCCTCTGGGAGCATCCGCAGACCCACCTCTCACAGCCACCAGCTTGGCCAGCTCAGAGAGCTCAGCGGACCCTCCTCTAGGtgactgcccctccccactgcaggcTGGACTCTGCTTCTGGGCCTGCAgccaggggagtgggggagggctggCCCTGACTCCTCTGGCCGACTCTTGGGCAGTGTGAGACTCTCTCTGAGTCTAGGGCCTTCAGTACCCCCGCCCCAGGGCCCAAGCCGGACGCTTGGACAAGGTGGGGCCTCTCTCCTCTGGTATCCATGACTCACCTTGGCACCTGGCATCAGCAGGACCCTCTGCGGGGGTCCTGGGCGTTCTGGGGGACCAGACTGGGCTGCCCTGGACAtggagaaaaggaggcagggggCCCAGCGTCAGACCACGCTCTCCACCCGCACACAACCCTTGAGTGCAGTGGACGCAGCCCCTTGGAGAGCAAGGGTTTAGCCCAGTCAGActggggaggcgggggcgggggggggggtgatgagcCGGAGGGAGGGCCCCACTTAGCACAGGGGCTCCCCGGCTGCCCTCCGTGCGTCTCTGTGTGAGGTGAAGAGTTACGGGGCGTGTGTAGAGAAGGGAGGTGTGGGGGGAGCGGTCCGAGGGGCTGGCGATCGGAAGCCGGTGGGGGGCGCTGCAGACGGGGTGGGGCAGGACCCCACGGCCGTCGTGTGCCGCAGGGCGGTCGAGGGAGCGGCGGCAAAGAGCCTGGTACCTGTACTGGCAGCTGGGGCCTTTGAGCTGACAGAGCCGTTGGCGCAGGCGGGCACGGTGCCAGTAGCTGGCGCCCAGGAGCATCAGGGCCACCAACAGCAGGAGGCTGAGAGGCAGCCCTGTGGTCAGGGAGCTGGTTGCTGTGGGGAGAAGGCGGGTGGGGCTAGGATCCTACACCCAGGAAggggtggcaggtggggaggaggaagtgatCAGAGAACCCCAAGGGGTCaggaaagggcggggggggggggtaaggaaGCCACTGTGccgtctcccctctcccctccccctccccccccacctctgctgcGATTGGCACAGTCCGGCGGCGCCCAGCCCTCCTCGCAGCGGCAGTGTCCTTTGCTGTCGCAGACCTAGGGGTACAGGCTGAGTAACGAGGGGCCCGTTCCCCTGTCCCAGCTTTTCAGGAGCTCCTAAGTGCACAACCGGGAGGTGTGCCGGGGTGATgggatggagagagggacagTTTATCCACGGTAGACCAGGTGAAACCAAACTAGCCCCTCGAGCGCCTTCTCCGTGCCGGGCACTGTACCGGAAACCCCCATGTCCTCTCATGCACCAGGAACTGGGTACTATTATCCTGCCCACTGGATAGTCGAGGAggctgagctcagagaggttaataatctgcctgaagtcacacagctaggcagCAGCAGAGCAAGGATCGGAAGCTAGGTGTGTGTGTTTCCCAGCCTGTCACCGTTCTCGTCCCCGGAGGctgcctgctccccccccccacaccgtCTCCCCCAGGCCAGCTCACCCCGTGCCCATGGCACTTGCTTCGACATTCCTGCGCTCCCAGGAGACCCACGGGCTGGCATCGACGGTCAATGCACACCTGCCCAGGGGAGGAAGAACAAAGATCAGGTTCTCACGAAGCTTCACTGACCCTGGGAGGCCAGCGCGGCTGAGTGGCGGATGGAGAAACCGAGGCCCACGGGAGGACAGGACTTCGCTCGGGCCAAAGAGAGGATCTGAACCCCCCTCAGAGTCTGTGCCTTTTACACGGGTGGACAGAGAGGCCCGGGCACTGCTCGCCGTGGTCCcgacacccctccccctcctggtCTTGCCCCCTTGGGACTGCTCACCAGGTCAGGACCACAGGCTGTGCCGGGCAGAGTCAGGAGGGGCTGGGCCACGTCATTGCCCAGGTCCAGGTGGACCCAGCTGCAGTTCAGCTTCGGCTGGGTCCCGTTGGCCTCTAGTATCTCCCAGTGTAGATCCCGGGCTGAGCCCCGCAGCGGCCGGGCCCGACCCCCCTGGCACTGGAGCTGCCCGCACATGGCATCTCtgaggtgagggaggaggtgcAGGGTCAGGCCGAGGCCCCCACAAACCCAGAGGAGAATCCAGGTTTCGTCACTTACTTAGGGGCACAGGACACGTAGCTGCCATCAGGGCTGCGTCCACAGCTCCCGAAGGCATCGCCTCTCGTGTTGGCGGTAAGGAGGCAGCGCGGTGCGGCGGGCTGGGCCCCGGGTCCCCAGAGAGCCTGGCACTGCTGGGCATAGGAAGCGCAGCGCCCCTGCACGCACACAGCCTGGCCCCCCGCGCACGGCTCACCGTCGCCCAGGCTGACGTCAGGAGGGCACTGGGGGCTGTCTCCCGAGCAGAACTCCGCGAGGTCACAGTCCCCTCTGGCGGGGCGGCACTGCCAGCCGGCTGGGCGCAgctaggggggtgggggagggtcagaagggGTGCCGGGCAGGTCCAGCCCGGCCCTGGGGGCCACAGGGACCCTTCCCGCCGTGGCCCCGGGCGGGTGAGCTGTGGCGGCCGGACCGGTCCGTGCCCACCTGGCAATCCTGACAACAGAGCCCGCCGGACGCGCACTGCGCCCCAGGCCTCAGCTGGCAGGTGACGTCATCGCAACAGGGGTCGGTGCATTCCTgggggcacggggtgggggtggggggttgcgtCAGGGCGGGCTGGGCCCGAGAGCCTACCTCCTCCCCTCCGCCCAGGGCAGCCATCAGAAGGACGCAGCGGCAAGTAAAGGCCAGAGCCCAATGACATGCATGGTGTCCCTGcaggcggggaggggcggagaggaaCGGGCCGGCCCTTTAGAGCCCACGAAGGGGCTCTGGAGGCTCGGAGCGGGGTAGTGAGCCAGGGCCAGGGCACAggagtgagtggggcagggctTTGGGCGAGGGGCTCACGTCCGGGAAGCCACAGTCACACTGCTCGCCCGGCTCCACCAACATATTTCCGCAGACAGCGGCCATAGAGGGCAGGCCGGGCTGCCGTTCGAAGAGGCAGCTGCCCATCCCCTCCAGGAGAGCCTCCTCCAGGGCCCGCCGGCTGCAGTTGCTGAAGTTGAGGCCTGGCAGGAAGCTGGGGACGGTAGGGGAGAGGTTAGGGCTGcagccaccccctgcccctgcccctccccgctgtgCGTCCTGCAGCCACTCACTCTGTGGAGGCCTCCATGATGCAGCTCTTGGCCGGGGCCGGGCCCGGGCAGGGGCAGCTGTTCCCTGGCAAGTCGTGGTCCAGGCCCAGGCTGTGGCCCAGCTCGTGAGCTATGGAGGACGCAACCCCCAGGACGCTGGTGGAGTGGTCCTGGCATTGGGGAGGGGACACCCCAGGTCCAGCACCAGCCTGACTCTCTTGTTCTCTCCTCATCTGACCTCTTGGGCGCTCAGCCTCCCTCCTTCACTGCTTCTGGAGTAGGAGGAGAGCCCGGGCCTGGGTGGTGGGAAGGCTTAGAGCTCGCTCAGCTCTGTTCCTGTCCCCTACGTGTGGCCCTGGGCGCTCGCCTCTGTTCTGTGGGCCTcagccaccccctcctcccctgcgaGGTGCCCTCACAGGTGAAGCCCCCACGTAACGGTGCTGTGACAGCAGGGGCCACGTCCTACCCGccgtcctccccaccccacccccccgtcccCACATCCGCGGTTTTGGGGTAGGTAACtcggtggggttggggggggcacaTGGAGGAAGCGACGTGCGAGGGCCCCGGCATCGCTCACCATGTTCACACCCCCCGAGAGGTCGGGAGAGCAGATGGAATTCTGAGTGGCCATGCCCACCGCGGGCCCGGAGAACGAGGTGGCACTGTGGGATCGCAGGGCCACAGGTCAGCCCAGAGCTTCAGGGCCGCAGGCGGGGAGCTGGGGCGCAGCCTGGGGTCTTACGTCACGAGCTGGGCGCTGTCGTGGGGCAGTCGAGGCAGTAAGTCTTCCCGACGCCAGCGCAGGAAGTTGTGTAGCGTGAGGCCGGGGTCCCGGCTGATCTCCACCAGGTCACGCtggctccaggcctccaggcccACCAGCGCCACCCGGACGTTCAGGGGCCGGAAGAACTGAAAGAGAATGGGGGCTCAGGAGAAGGGTCCCCGCGGCCACAGGGCCGTCCGGCTGCTGCTGGGCCCGGCACTCACGGTGTCCAGGAGAAAGGCCACCTTCAGCATGCGGGTCAGCAGGTACTGGAAGTCCGGGTACCTCTGGACCTGCGGCTCAAGGGAAACGACCATGATAAGGAGCAGACGcggcactgggggggggggggcaggacacACGGTGCTCGCAAGCTCACCTCAGAATGGTCGGCTACGAGCACCAGCTCAATAACCTTGGTCTCTGCCACCACGTCCCGCGTCCGCTGAGGACAAGAAGGGGTGTCAAGCACACTCCTCACGCCGGGGCCACGCGGGGCTGCCCGAGCTGTGTCCGCTCCCACCCTGTGTGCTCCagtggaggagagcagagagcccgtTTCACAGAGGGACCCCTGAGAGCCTGAGAGGccagggacttgcccaaggtggaCCGAGAAGTAGGTCATGAAGCTGGGAGTAGAGCCTTGCTTCTCTGGCTCCAAACTCAGTACttttcctgaattaaaaaaaataatactaggggcgcccggctggcccAGTCGGatgagcatgcgactcttgatctcgggggtcgtgagtctgagccccacactgggtacagagattactaaaaacagccaaaacaataaatagggggcacctgggtggctcagtcggttaagcgtccgacttcggctcaggccatgatctcacagttcgtgtgttcaagccccgcgtcgggctctgtgctgacagctcagagcctggaacctgcttcggattctgtgtctctctctctctctctctctgctccgccccCCACTCAaggcctgtctctctctcaaaaataaacgttaaaaaaaaacacaataaataaactttaagaagtaaataataatagccaacacCATCGTATATTTACCTATCTCAGGCACAGTTTAAGCACCATATAGATACTTGATAGATGGATATAGACTCGTTTAAGCTCCACAGTAACCCTAGAGAGTAAGTAGCTTATTCTCCCCAATTTATAAACGAGGGAGCTGGACTCATACTGCCTTATGCCTGGTGACTGTGTGGTCTGTAGCCAAGCACTCTCCGCACACGGGATCATACGGCCCATGAAGAGTCTGAGTCAGGTCCCTGCGTCTAAACCCCGCGTATGTCATTTCGTGGTTGAAcagctttgggcaagtcactgcctctctctctctctgaggtgGTTTTCTAACAAAGACGGAGCTATTGCCAGCCCGAACCTCCCAGGGTTtcgggaggaggagaggagattaTGTTCACACAGGGCCCGACCCAGGGCAACAGCTCCTTAGAAGGTATTGGAAACCAAGATCTCTGAGGGTCCGGGGCCTGGCCCTCAGGGACAACAGAAGCCTGGCCTCTTGCCGTCATCCTCACCCGACGACTGCGCACGTGGCTGTGGCGCCGTCCCCGGGGCCGCTCCTGGGGAGCCCGCGTGGCCACAGATGCGTGCCCGCTCAACCCACAGGTGCGGCCTGGCAGGAGGAGGTCTCGGGTCCGGGAGATGATGGGGGCGGCTCGCAGGTCCCCGGGCCCCAGCTCCAAGGTGTAGCTTCTCTCGGGGGACAGGACCACCAGACccctgggaggaggcaggaaggcagaagACCTCTCAGCTCCACACCTCACACAGCCTCGCTCTCTCCACCCTGGTGGGATGCGCCCTCTGTACCTGAGCCCTGAGCAGGTGCACACGGATGCCCAGGAGCCCACGTGGCCCCGTACCGCTCCCTGGTAGCAGCAGCTGTCCTACAGCAGAGAAAGGTCAGCGCTACCCCAAAGGCCAGGGCTGGAGCCCCCGAGGCTAGCTAGCCTGTCGGTGAAGGCTGGTGAAGGCTGGTGAAGGTGCACCCCACATCCCTTAGGGATGACACCCTCCATCTGGCCCCTGGCGCCGCCCTCGGGCCGGAGACAGGACACTAGACTCACCAGAGCGTGTCCCTCGCTGGCCACACGGGTGCCGTCGGGCCGGTACCACATCAGGTGTGGGCGGCCTGGGACTAGCTCCCTGTGGAGTGAAGAAAAACGGAGGCAATGCCAGTCGCCTCCCAGGGCGGTACGGCGACATCCTGAGGTCCAGAGGTGGTAAGGGGTGGCTGGGGGCCAGGGTTCCCCCCGAGGCTGCAGAGTGGAGCGGTCGGGCCACAAACTCTGCCAGGCTATCTGGGTCCCAACCTGGTTTTTACCACacgctagctgtgtgaccttgggcaggttatgtaacctctctgtgccttgacttcttcatatgtaaaatgaaaacagcaacatCATAGCATTTACCTTATAGGTTGTTGGAAGGATTAAGAGAGTTCGAGCACTTAGTAAATGTCACCTACGGTTGCTACTTGTGCTGTTATTGTCGTTACCACCGTCATTGTTACCTATTCTGCAGCAGCTCCAGGGTATGACTGTCACCGTCCAATTCCAATCTGATCCGCAGAGCCTCAGGCAGATTGGTCTGCGGGCACCAGAGGGTATGTCACCTCCCTGGCCCTGCCTGAAACTCCCATCCGTCTCTAACCAGAAAACCTCAGACCCTTAGGAGAGTACCAACGATTAGGTcactggagggggggggggtcccgagGGAGGGGCCAGGAAGCCCTGCCCGGCCTGGGGCATTGTTCTGGGGGGCTGTGTGCGAGGTCAAGGAAGGTATCTGAGCCGCCCCTTCTCGGCTTCCTGCCCAGAGAGGAAGCATCATGGAAGAGCTGGCGCACGCCCCAGCCCTTCCTCTGACTCAGCGTTggaattggggaggggggtgcctggtgAGGCCCTGACCTTCCCCCACTGAGAAAACCCGCAGAGTGAGACCCTGAAGGCAAGTCTGGCCTCAGGGTCTCCCCAGGAGATGGACGGGGTCGGGTGGGGCTGAGGCTGGCAGATGcgtgttgggggagagggggtaaGCGAAGCCAGGTGCTGGGGTGTGGCCAGAGGGGCAGCCAGACCTGGGGTGGCCGTGCCACATGAGGTCCACTCACCTGCTCCTCAGAGAGGGCTGGTTATGGGGGCGGCAGGGACTGTGTTCTGTGCTTGAAGGGACAGGGGGGCTCACCTGGAGCATCTCCGCTAGGCTGAGTGTGGGGCTGTCTTGAAAGATCTGGGGCTCCGAGTGTCCACCCAGGGCCCTCTCTGGCCTTGTCTGCTCCTCCACAGGGCCACCTGCAGGGTCCCCAGGACACCCCAAGAGAGTGCTGAGCGAGCCAGTCCCTGGCGCTGGGCACAGCCGGTGCCTGTGGCCACTCAGGGCCCTTCTTGGCTGGAAGGACTCCTGCACTGCATTCTGGGACTTAAAGGAGCAAGCCCCAGGAGAGGggcttctctccacccccacccctcactttcACCCCTACCCCACCTGCACGTCCCCAGAGAAAGTTCAGCTTGCCCCGCCTGgggccccctccctgtccccccaggCTCTCACGGGGAGCCCCCTTCCCACTCCCTCCCAATCACCCCCCCCCAGGAACGCCCCCTCTCAGGCCTGGGCGAAGCCTTGTGGCCCGGTGCCCACTCACCCTCCCCTTTCCTCACATCGGAGCTGCGGGAACGCCCATCTCTGGGTGCGCAGTGCAAACACCCCTCCCTAAACATCCCTCAgacccagccaggcacacccGCTCGCCACAGCTCAGCTCCTCCCTGCTCCCAACATCCCCCCCCTCCTCCGTCCCCACAACGGCCCTGTCTCCTCCGCACAGCCCACCCCCGCCTGCCATCCCAGTCCGTGGCCAGAGACGCAGCGGGAAGTGAAAGTTCCTAGGAGGAGTTGGTGTCAGCCTCTTTCCAGGCCGACTCTccgcccgcaccccccccccccccgcccccggctcctCCCGCGTCCCCACCCGCCAGCTCCGCCAGGTTTTTGGTGGCATCAACACGGGGTGAGGGGCGCCGTGACCGCCCGGGCCCTGGATAAGGAAGAGTCCTCTTCGCCAAACCCTCCGGGCCGTGCCCACTCGGCGCCCTGGCACCGGGCAGGATGGTCGGCTAGGCCCCAGAGGGGCGAAGACGTCAGTCCTGGGGAGCAGCGACCGTCTCCCACCATCCTGAGGGGGCGCTGGGCCGGGCCCTTTGGTGCCCGGCGCCGGAGCCTGGAAGTGTCCGCGGGGACCGCGCACAGGATGACCGCGCAGGGGGACCGGCATCCCCCTCCATCGCCCAAGACATCGAGGCAGGGCGGGCCGCGCTCTGGCCAAGGGGTCTCCCCGGGTCTCCGGCCGACCCCCAGTGCCTCCCGACTTCCCCGTGCCTTCTCCCAGTCTGTCCCCCCGCCCACCGCGGGCCGGGCACTCACCTCGATCCGGGAGCGGCCGGGAGGACAGGGGGCTGCCTgcgcccaggagccccagggcccAGAGCAGCGCCAGCCGCATGGCAGCGGCGCCCGGGGCCGGGCGAGGGCAGCAGGTGCTGGGCCGCGCGCCGAGGAACCTCGGCCGCCGGGTCTGCCTGGCGCACCCCGCCGCGCCGGGCCGCCACCAGGCCCCGCCCcgtcccgcccccgccccgggggcgcagggccaggccccgcccccgggggAGCCGCGGCTCCGCCCCCGgagggccccgcccccgcccgcgaCTCCCGCGGGGCCCGCGCGGCTCGGCCCCGCCGCGTTCCCGCTGCTGCGCGGGGTGGGAGCAGAACGAGGCCCGGTCCGACCGGCTTGGGCGGCGCGCCTCCACCCGGTCCGGGGCCCGACCCCTTCCCAGCAGCTTGGCTGCCCTCCCGCGTCCCGTCGGCGGCCCGGTTCTGCGGGGATCCGGTGGGCGGCTCAGACCCCTGGGAAGCGCAGGCGTCGGGAGTGCAGGGGCTTTTATTAACCAAGGAGGAgcgggttggggaggggggggacagcGACAGGCACCCCGTCACTCGGCGTAGGTGGCGTCGTCGTTGCTGTCGCTGTAGGCGGAGGAAGAGAGTTCCTCGCGCGGGGTGCAGGCCGGGCACCGCCGCCGCATGTCGTCCCAGCACGACCGGCAGTACACGGCCGCGCAGTCCGGCGTCGGGCACACGTAGGCCTCGGGCGTCTCGGGAGCCTGGCACACCACGCAGCGCCGGCGCAGCCAGAGGCGCAGGAGCGGGCAGCGGCGGTGCAGGACGTCGGCCAGGCGGTGGCGCTGCCGGGAGCCCGGGGGAGAGAaggggtgcggggagcggggccTGGAGGGCAAGGTCGCCATGCAAATGGACCGAGGGAGCTTCCCTCCCCCGCTCGGTGATGGAGACTGGGGGTGCAGCTTCCACTCCCCCAGCTGGGAGCAGCAACAACCATCACCTGTACCTCCCTGTGAACCACCTGATCTGTTCGCGGGGTGGGCTGAGAAGTGAGTGGGACACGTAAGACTCTTACCCCTGTGTTCTCCGCTTTACGGGCCAGAAAGGGGAGTCTCGTAAGGGTTATGTGAGTTCCCAAAGGCGCACAGATAGTCAACGGCCAGACCTGGCTGCACGCAGCTGCCCTGATTCCAGATTACAAGCCTGCTTCAGAAGGCTCCCCCCTCTCTCCACACTATTACCAGGAATTCTCTAGAGGCCACCTTATCAGCTCAGTCTTTGCTCAAGAAACTGCATGTCAGGGGCAGAACTCCTGGCCTTGGCCTTCAGAGCCTTCCACACTCTGGTCCCTTTCCAGCCTCTGCTCTAACTTACCCCCACTTGAACTTTGCGTCCTCTGGCCAGCCCCCCAGACCAGCCCTGGCCCTTGACATTCCCCTCGGGCTCTGAGACTTCGCACCTTCTGTTCCCCTAGCTTGGGACGAATGCCCTTCTATCTGCCCGTGAGAGTCCAGTTTACTTCCAGACCAGGTCATGGATTCACAGTGCGCTCTGTCTCAGCAGATGCTCGTTTAGCCTCCATGCGTCACGGGGTGGGGGACCTAGGCCCTAGAGGAAAACTTCAGCAAATGTGGTCTCTCACTTCCAAGAGCTCTGTTAGGGCTGGTGAAATAAGaatggctgccttttttttttttttttttttttaaacaacagggGTCCTGTACCAAGAAGGGTCACATGACGACAACATGTGCGCGGGAGTTGCTAGGCGCCTGCTCCATGACAGCGAGGCTCCTCTAACCCTTTCAACAACCAGATGGAGAAGTGGTTCACTGCCTCTTGCAGAAGGGAAACACCAAGGCACAGCTTTTAAGTAAACAACGCAGATCCCGGTTGCCATGGTGACGAaggaaccaggattcaaacccaggccctCTGGCACCAGCACCCCACACCTCACTGCCACTGATCTCTGCACAGGCCTTGCAGATCTGTCCACCCTCTGAGGTCCCTTGAGGAccatggccaaggtcacacagcttgatGAGGAAGCGtgggctggaacctgcttcttcTGGCCGCGGGCTCTGTCCTTCCGCCACGTGCCCCTTCATGATGcctccctgacccccagcccacctgcctccccacctccGGCAGAGGCCCCGAGCTTCTGGTCTGTGACCTCACAGTAGCATCTGTGGCTTGCCTCGGGTCCCCTGATCCCGGGGAAGCCCCCTTGCTTTCTTCTAGTCAGGCTGTATCAAATCTGATTCCTCTGTTCTGCCTGCTTCCTGATGGCCCACTGAGTGTCTCAGGCTGGCCTGAACGCGGGGGGACAGAGGCAGACTCAGCCCCGAACCCCGGGAGCTGGACGTCCAGGGCCCCTGGTGTGCATCTCGTCGGAACTCGCTGAGCTCCGCAGGCCAGCCCCCCGGGGCTGGACGGAGCGGAGGGACAAGCCCCTCCCGGGGTCCTCAGAACCACAGGAGGCcgtggtttgggggggggggggtgggcagcctgGACTTACGGGAGCCCTCTGCCGCTGCGCCCGGCTCACGATGGCAGCCCTTCTCAGCTTCGTAAAGGCCGCCCTCTTCCTCAGCAGGTCATTGTAGAGGAACAGGACCCGCTTCTTCTCTCgctggggtcagggaggggggGTCGTCAGGGGTAGTGACAGCGCGTCCCCTCATGGCGGGGTCGGTCGGCAGGGTGCAGGCCTGTGAGGTGGGGGCGGCGTACCTTGGGGAAGTAGAAGGCCGCGATGACTCTCCGGAGCCGGTAGCCGAAGGCTTGCAGAAGGCACAGACACAGCAGCAGGCCCACGGGGAGCGCGGCCCTCACGTAGGCCCTGGGGTTCAGGCTCACGGGCTGCGGCAGGCAGCCTGCGGCAGGGCCGGGCCGTCACCCCACCGGACCGGGACGTGTCTCTGGTGGCCCTGCTCtcctcctgcctgcccctcaccctgcAAGTGAGACCTGGGACACCGTAGCCACCGGGGTCACGGGGCTATTTGCTCAGCACGGCACGGACAGAGAGAAAGTGTCCATCGTGGGCAGGGTTCTCTGTGGGCGCTGggaccctctgtccccagggTTCTCTGGGGCGCTGGGACCTTCTGTCCCCAAGGCCCTAGCGTCTATGCTCCTCTGACCCCCAGACCATCATTTCCCAGCTCTCCAAGCCTCCCCTGCTGTTTCCCGCCCTCATCCCTGCAACCCCAGCATGCCTCTCCTGTCTCGCCACCTCTCTGCCTTGGGGAGACCCAGGGCCCCCGCCCTCGCCCCCGAGCCGGCCTCCGGCGTGGCTCACGCATGTTGCTGGAGTCCACCGTGGTCTCTGAGGACGTGTTCAGGGCTCCAATGGTTTTCCGAAGAAGCCGGGCCAGCATGGAGTCCCCCCCGACTTTCACCTCCAATTTATGGCTGCCTGaggccatggggggggggggtcaggaaaGGGTTGCGGtttaggggagggggcaggatggggactggatgttggggggggggttcaaGGCACAGAAATCCTCTGCAGCGCGGGACTTTCATCCCTTCACTGAACGCTAACCCCTCCCTGTCGCGGATGTAAAGGGGGCTGAGGCCCCCTCCGTCAGATTGCAGGGCTGAGATTTGACCCTGAGATGGCCAGGGAGGGGTGAGACACAGGAGGAGGTGACAACGCTGGACGAGGTCAGGTGGGGTGGCTGCGGGGGTGGCTCGGGGGACTTCCCAGGGGCCGGGCGGGGCTCACTGCGGAAAGAGTACTGCAGGAAGGAGTGATGGCGGATGGTGTTGAAGGCGGAGTAGAGAGCCCAGTCCAGGCCGCacagcaccagcagcagcagcaggacgGGCAGGGTCTCTGCGAGCTCCCTCACCTGCCCGAGGACGGGAGCGGCAGGCCTGGAGCCCTCCCGGGTGCCCCCGCCCTCCGCCCCACGCGGCCAGTGCCCGCGGTCAGGTCCACGGGCCGCCCCACAGCACCCTCACCACGTTTCTCATCTCCGAGGCCTGCATGAAGGGGCTGCAGGGGAAGATGACGGTTTTCTCCTCAGCTCTGCGGAGCGGCAGCAAAGTCCGCTTGCCCTGGACACAACGTGCACACGGTGACGGACACCAGGGCCCTCCCCCTTGTGCCTTCCGCCCCCCTGGAGCGCGAGGCCACAGGGCGCAGGGCAGGGCACCCTGGGGCAGGGCTGCGCCCACTCACCAATTGCTTCCTGCGTTCGTCGATCTGGCAAAAGTAGGTGCTGATGTAGATGTTGTCGAAGCGGATGTCCCCGTTATAGCTGTCCACGTAGGAGAAGGACCTGGGCACGGGGACGGTTCCATGTCGTGCTCACCCACCCCCAACCACGGGCTTCCCGGACGCTCGCTCATTCAACGGCCCACCCGGCACGCGCCGAGCGCCGCTTACGTCCTAGGCGAAGACACGGCCCTGCCGCCCAGGGCCAGGCGGGCAGGCACACAAGCGAGAAGACAAGGGGGGTCGTGTACGTGGCCGGGAAGGGAGGCTTCCCGGCCGCGGATCCGGCAGGGTGGATCTCAAGCAGCGGGAACAGCAGGAGCAGCGGCAGCGGGACGTGAAGCCCCTCAAGGCTGCAGAACTGCCCGCCATCGTGACGGACTCCCGCTTTCATCTGGGCAGAACCTCTCCTGGAGG
Above is a window of Neofelis nebulosa isolate mNeoNeb1 chromosome 15, mNeoNeb1.pri, whole genome shotgun sequence DNA encoding:
- the ADAM15 gene encoding disintegrin and metalloproteinase domain-containing protein 15 isoform X7, which codes for MRLALLWALGLLGAGSPLSSRPLPDRGGPVEEQTRPERALGGHSEPQIFQDSPTLSLAEMLQTNLPEALRIRLELDGDSHTLELLQNRELVPGRPHLMWYRPDGTRVASEGHALDSCCYQGAVRGHVGSWASVCTCSGLRGLVVLSPERSYTLELGPGDLRAAPIISRTRDLLLPGRTCGLSGHASVATRAPQERPRGRRHSHVRSRRRTRDVVAETKVIELVLVADHSEVQRYPDFQYLLTRMLKVAFLLDTFFRPLNVRVALVGLEAWSQRDLVEISRDPGLTLHNFLRWRREDLLPRLPHDSAQLVTATSFSGPAVGMATQNSICSPDLSGGVNMDHSTSVLGVASSIAHELGHSLGLDHDLPGNSCPCPGPAPAKSCIMEASTDFLPGLNFSNCSRRALEEALLEGMGSCLFERQPGLPSMAAVCGNMLVEPGEQCDCGFPDECTDPCCDDVTCQLRPGAQCASGGLCCQDCQLRPAGWQCRPARGDCDLAEFCSGDSPQCPPDVSLGDGEPCAGGQAVCVQGRCASYAQQCQALWGPGAQPAAPRCLLTANTRGDAFGSCGRSPDGSYVSCAPKDAMCGQLQCQGGRARPLRGSARDLHWEILEANGTQPKLNCSWVHLDLGNDVAQPLLTLPGTACGPDLVCIDRRCQPVGLLGAQECRSKCHGHGVCDSKGHCRCEEGWAPPDCANRSRATSSLTTGLPLSLLLLVALMLLGASYWHRARLRQRLCQLKGPSCQYRAAQSGPPERPGPPQRVLLMPGAKQASALGFPAPPSRPLPPDPVPKRLQGPAKPPPPRKPLPANPQSRCPLGDLPGPETGIQPVVVPSRPAPPPPAASSLYL
- the ADAM15 gene encoding disintegrin and metalloproteinase domain-containing protein 15 isoform X2; translated protein: MRLALLWALGLLGAGSPLSSRPLPDRGGPVEEQTRPERALGGHSEPQIFQDSPTLSLAEMLQTNLPEALRIRLELDGDSHTLELLQNRELVPGRPHLMWYRPDGTRVASEGHALDSCCYQGAVRGHVGSWASVCTCSGLRGLVVLSPERSYTLELGPGDLRAAPIISRTRDLLLPGRTCGLSGHASVATRAPQERPRGRRHSHVRSRRRTRDVVAETKVIELVLVADHSEVQRYPDFQYLLTRMLKVAFLLDTFFRPLNVRVALVGLEAWSQRDLVEISRDPGLTLHNFLRWRREDLLPRLPHDSAQLVTATSFSGPAVGMATQNSICSPDLSGGVNMDHSTSVLGVASSIAHELGHSLGLDHDLPGNSCPCPGPAPAKSCIMEASTDFLPGLNFSNCSRRALEEALLEGMGSCLFERQPGLPSMAAVCGNMLVEPGEQCDCGFPDECTDPCCDDVTCQLRPGAQCASGGLCCQDCQLRPAGWQCRPARGDCDLAEFCSGDSPQCPPDVSLGDGEPCAGGQAVCVQGRCASYAQQCQALWGPGAQPAAPRCLLTANTRGDAFGSCGRSPDGSYVSCAPKDAMCGQLQCQGGRARPLRGSARDLHWEILEANGTQPKLNCSWVHLDLGNDVAQPLLTLPGTACGPDLVCIDRRCQPVGLLGAQECRSKCHGHGVCDSKGHCRCEEGWAPPDCANRSRATSSLTTGLPLSLLLLVALMLLGASYWHRARLRQRLCQLKGPSCQYRAAQSGPPERPGPPQRVLLMPGAKASALGFPAPPSRPLPPDPVPKRLQAELDDRPNPPTRPLPADPVVRHPKVGTMTSPPKLASCLLSHSQGPAKPPPPRKPLPANPQSRCPLGDLPGPETGIQPVVVPSRPAPPPPAASSLYL